In a genomic window of Rhodobacter sp. 24-YEA-8:
- a CDS encoding LysR family transcriptional regulator, with the protein MKFGNHAMAARRIVLLLVFRDGGATRAFVANTKLCDCLSEKLIQNSYMSLTLKQLRYFVTAAETGQISHAAIEMNISQSAVTAAIQDLQAGLGSSFCRAARRGWC; encoded by the coding sequence GTGAAATTCGGCAATCATGCGATGGCCGCGCGCCGGATAGTATTGCTATTGGTTTTCAGGGATGGTGGCGCGACGCGGGCCTTTGTGGCAAATACGAAATTATGCGATTGTTTATCTGAAAAATTGATACAGAATTCGTATATGTCTCTGACCCTGAAACAGCTGAGATATTTCGTCACCGCCGCCGAGACGGGGCAGATCAGTCATGCAGCGATCGAGATGAATATCTCGCAATCGGCGGTGACCGCGGCGATCCAGGATTTGCAGGCCGGGCTTGGGTCAAGCTTTTGTCGCGCAGCCCGAAGGGGATGGTGCTGA
- a CDS encoding LysR substrate-binding domain-containing protein — protein MVPLAPQALAGDRHPLLTEPLVPVEAVIREPYIMLTVDEADRTQAKFWQGFGIRPRVIFETSSVEAVRSMVASGMGVTILSDMVYWPWSPEGQWIEQRPVAEGVPSMDVGLSWSKGRVLSPPARVFRAFLGLATGGGG, from the coding sequence GTGGTTCCACTGGCGCCGCAGGCTCTGGCTGGCGACCGACACCCATTGCTGACCGAGCCGCTGGTGCCGGTCGAGGCGGTGATCCGCGAACCCTATATCATGCTGACGGTGGATGAGGCCGACCGCACCCAGGCGAAGTTCTGGCAAGGTTTCGGCATCCGGCCCCGGGTGATCTTCGAAACCTCATCGGTCGAAGCGGTGCGCTCGATGGTGGCGAGCGGCATGGGCGTCACCATCCTGAGCGATATGGTCTACTGGCCCTGGTCGCCTGAAGGGCAGTGGATCGAACAGCGCCCGGTCGCTGAAGGGGTGCCCAGCATGGATGTCGGGCTGAGCTGGTCGAAGGGCAGGGTGCTTTCGCCCCCCGCCCGGGTGTTTCGCGCCTTTCTCGGGCTGGCCACCGGGGGAGGCGGCTGA
- a CDS encoding LamB/YcsF family protein codes for MIAEFHGDLDYRPDGSLIVTREPDAKDPDEMAERCLRAITEGRGIATDGSLFPTRCETICIHSDTPNAVDIARAVRAVLQPFV; via the coding sequence ATGATTGCCGAATTTCACGGCGATCTCGATTACCGCCCCGATGGCAGCCTGATCGTGACCCGCGAACCTGACGCGAAAGACCCCGATGAGATGGCAGAACGCTGCCTGCGGGCCATCACCGAAGGCCGGGGTATCGCCACGGATGGCTCGCTCTTTCCGACCCGCTGCGAGACCATCTGCATCCATTCCGACACGCCCAATGCGGTCGATATCGCCCGCGCGGTGCGCGCCGTCCTCCAACCCTTTGTCTGA
- a CDS encoding acetyl-CoA carboxylase has translation MAQILSPLPGTFYRSASPDQPPFKADGDDMAVGEVIGLIEVMKSFHEVKSDVAGRNVQFVTYNEEPVMAGAMLAELS, from the coding sequence ATGGCCCAGATCCTGTCCCCCCTGCCCGGCACCTTTTACCGCTCCGCCTCGCCCGATCAGCCGCCCTTCAAGGCCGATGGCGATGATATGGCCGTGGGCGAGGTGATCGGGCTGATCGAGGTGATGAAGAGCTTTCACGAGGTGAAATCCGATGTCGCCGGCAGGAATGTGCAATTCGTGACCTATAACGAAGAGCCCGTGATGGCCGGAGCCATGCTCGCGGAATTGTCCTGA
- a CDS encoding monovalent cation:proton antiporter-2 (CPA2) family protein: protein MAEQGAGAAEVAALHGGGVDLTTIVILLAAAVIAVPLFRRLGLGSVLGFLAAGLLIGPFGLKVIEDAEAVIHVAELGVVLFLFVIGLEMQPSRLWSMRGEIFGLGLIQVVGAIAVLTCVGLALGYPASASFVAGTGFVLTSTAVVMQMLSERRQMETPAGRRIISILLLEDLAIVPLLAIVAFIAPGAEESTMMDRVQNIGAGLGCIVVLVLAGRYLLDPMFGFLARFGGRDVMTAAALLVVLAAALLMQAGGLSMAMGAFLAGVLLSESSYRHQLETDVEPFRGLLLGLFFMGVGMALNLTVIRENAALIAFCVPVYIILKMLVIYSVARLLKTPRAEARERAVVMAQGGEFAFVLYATATQVGVLTTEWNATLTAIVICSMALTPLMMILFDRFSPKAEVSLEGVEEASGLNANILLIGFGRFGQMVSQPLLKRGYTVSIIDSDAQVIRDAADFGFRVWYGDGTRLDILRNAGAAEASLIVAATDDPEATLKIVGLVKHEFPLVPVFARAWDREHAVALMKADADFQIRETRDSALALGHAALVRLGDTPEEADDLMQDVRANDVQRLAIDFTEGLAAGAGLIQGNKDAPSHH from the coding sequence ATGGCGGAACAGGGCGCGGGGGCGGCCGAAGTGGCTGCGCTTCACGGCGGCGGGGTCGATCTGACCACCATTGTCATTCTTCTGGCCGCGGCGGTGATCGCGGTGCCGTTGTTCAGGCGGCTCGGGCTTGGCTCGGTCCTGGGTTTTCTCGCAGCGGGCCTTCTGATCGGGCCATTCGGTCTGAAGGTGATCGAGGATGCCGAGGCGGTCATCCATGTCGCCGAACTCGGCGTAGTGCTCTTTCTGTTTGTGATCGGGCTCGAAATGCAGCCGTCGCGGCTCTGGTCGATGCGCGGCGAGATTTTCGGGCTGGGGCTGATCCAGGTGGTCGGGGCTATCGCGGTGCTGACCTGTGTCGGGCTGGCGCTTGGCTATCCGGCCTCGGCGAGCTTTGTGGCGGGCACCGGCTTTGTGCTGACCTCGACCGCGGTCGTCATGCAGATGCTGTCGGAGCGGCGGCAGATGGAGACCCCGGCCGGGCGGCGGATCATTTCGATCCTCCTGCTCGAGGATCTCGCCATCGTGCCGCTGCTGGCAATCGTCGCCTTTATTGCACCTGGCGCCGAGGAATCCACGATGATGGACCGGGTGCAGAACATCGGGGCCGGGCTTGGCTGTATCGTGGTGCTGGTTCTGGCCGGGCGCTATCTCCTGGATCCGATGTTTGGGTTTCTGGCACGGTTTGGCGGGCGGGATGTGATGACGGCGGCCGCGCTGCTTGTCGTGCTGGCGGCGGCGCTTTTGATGCAGGCGGGCGGGCTTTCGATGGCAATGGGCGCCTTCCTCGCAGGCGTACTCCTGTCGGAATCGAGCTATCGCCACCAGCTGGAAACCGATGTCGAGCCCTTCCGGGGCCTTTTGCTCGGCCTCTTTTTCATGGGGGTTGGCATGGCGCTGAACCTCACCGTGATCCGCGAGAATGCGGCACTGATCGCCTTTTGCGTGCCGGTCTATATCATCCTGAAAATGCTGGTGATCTACAGCGTGGCGCGGCTTCTGAAAACGCCGAGAGCCGAGGCGCGGGAGCGCGCGGTGGTCATGGCCCAGGGCGGGGAATTCGCCTTCGTGCTTTACGCCACCGCCACCCAGGTCGGAGTGCTGACGACCGAATGGAACGCGACCCTGACCGCCATCGTGATCTGCTCCATGGCGCTCACGCCCCTGATGATGATCCTTTTTGACCGCTTCTCGCCAAAGGCCGAGGTTTCGCTGGAGGGGGTCGAAGAGGCGAGCGGCCTGAACGCCAATATCCTGCTGATCGGCTTTGGCCGCTTTGGCCAGATGGTCAGCCAGCCGCTGCTGAAACGCGGCTATACGGTCTCGATCATCGATTCCGATGCGCAGGTGATCCGCGATGCGGCTGATTTCGGCTTCCGCGTCTGGTATGGCGATGGCACGCGCCTGGATATCCTCAGGAATGCCGGCGCGGCAGAGGCGAGCCTGATCGTCGCCGCCACCGATGACCCCGAAGCCACGCTGAAAATCGTCGGGCTGGTGAAACACGAATTCCCGCTGGTGCCGGTCTTCGCCCGCGCCTGGGACCGGGAACATGCGGTTGCCCTGATGAAGGCAGATGCCGATTTCCAGATCCGGGAGACCCGCGATTCGGCGCTGGCGCTTGGCCACGCGGCGCTGGTGCGGCTGGGCGACACTCCGGAAGAGGCCGATGATCTGATGCAGGATGTGCGGGCCAATGACGTTCAGCGCCTTGCCATCGACTTTACCGAAGGTCTCGCGGCGGGTGCGGGCCTGATCCAGGGCAACAAGGATGCGCCCTCGCATCACTGA
- a CDS encoding helix-turn-helix transcriptional regulator, protein MIASGSSGSALIRATVGRRLADLLALATQADDRVMQSGVSSVRAGHLMRIEGFVRRHLDDPDLGPDSVAAGCGISVRYLHEVLRDTNTTLGGWIRDMRLLAAQEDLATPGDRRSIGEIAWTRGFPDQAQFSCAFRARFGITPKEARGRG, encoded by the coding sequence ATGATTGCATCTGGCTCTTCCGGCAGCGCCTTGATCCGCGCGACCGTGGGCCGGCGGCTTGCCGATCTGCTGGCTCTGGCAACCCAGGCTGATGACCGGGTGATGCAGTCGGGGGTTTCCTCGGTGCGGGCCGGCCATCTGATGCGGATCGAGGGCTTTGTGCGCCGCCATCTCGATGACCCCGATCTGGGCCCGGATTCTGTGGCTGCGGGCTGCGGCATTTCGGTGCGTTACCTCCATGAGGTCCTGCGCGACACCAACACGACGCTTGGTGGCTGGATCCGTGACATGCGGCTGTTGGCCGCGCAGGAGGATCTGGCGACCCCCGGCGACCGGCGTTCTATTGGTGAGATTGCCTGGACGCGGGGCTTCCCCGATCAGGCGCAGTTCTCCTGCGCCTTTCGCGCCCGGTTCGGGATCACCCCGAAAGAGGCGCGCGGGCGTGGTTAA